One segment of Panicum virgatum strain AP13 chromosome 3K, P.virgatum_v5, whole genome shotgun sequence DNA contains the following:
- the LOC120699792 gene encoding uncharacterized protein LOC120699792 — protein MRASAHRSHTPLSIFSSEKLAIAGTQEASKQSRWSNPQAICNSCLCHLTSLQQATIGLELECILHGFQAVVCVRGGRCLTVLHGRTEHEAGVLCGGFDFDEVRFFVFLCVGLRFLCELSVAGCARFACGIVGLATIDMTSVGWRIFLSLQGRAVRGCLVRLVSSVGLLFQPEKSSWFFPPVLVVQFPFWVPRRSAIRGFWQFLRHQIPHRLAMRWPILFSRVIQRQQGTLKAMCCSRRHQKTVFLRQ, from the exons ATGCGGGCATCTGCACATCGATCCCACACGCCATTGTCCATCTTCTCCTCCGAGAAGCTAGCAATAGCAGGTACCCaggaagcaagcaagcaaagcaG GTGGAGCAACCCACAGGCCATATGCAACAGTTGTCTGTGCCATTTGACCAGCTTGCAGCAGGCCACAATTG GGTTAGAGTTGGAGTGTATTCTCCATGGCTTCCAGGCAGTGGTTTGTGTCCGTGGTGGTAGGTGCTTGACGGTGCTTCATGGGCGTACGGAGCATGAAGCTGGCGTTTTATGCGGAGGATTTGATTTCGACGAGGTTCGTTTCTTCGTTTTCTTGTGCGTCGGTCTTCGATTCCTCTGTGAGCTTTCTGTCGCCGGGTGTGCCCGTTTTGCCTGTGGCATCGTTGGCCTAGCAACCATCGACATGACTTCTGTTGGTTGGAGGATTTTTTTGTCCCTCCAAGGTAGGGCTGTTCGTGGCTGCCTTGTGAGGTTAGTATCCTCTGTGGGTTTGTTGTTCCAACCCGAGAAATCGAGTTGGTTCTTCCCACCTGTTTTGGTGGTACAGTTCCCCTTCTGGGTACCTCGTCGTTCGGCGATTCGGGGCTTCTGGCAGTTCTTGAGGCATCAGATTCCTCATCGTCTGGCAATGCGATGGCCGATCTTGTTCAGCCGGGTCATTCAGCGTCAACAAGGCACGTTGAAAGCGATGTGCTGCTCAAGACGGCATCAAAAAACCGTGTTTCTTCGCCAGTGA